A single window of Thiomicrorhabdus immobilis DNA harbors:
- a CDS encoding DUF4386 domain-containing protein gives MNRSLEQRTLALIAGISYLIIFFAAIYANFFVIASLIDAPLSTIRQNPILVRSGILAFLITVVFDVLIAWALYELYKQHVLSLLSMLFRMMHAAIMGVAIFALATIFTSTTNDTILRQVDVFNTVWLIGLFFFGIHLMLLGNIIGKPKIIAFLLVIAGFMYMLDTAAHFMLPNYQIYASVFLALVAIPSILGEMSFAIWLLAKGGKQ, from the coding sequence ATGAACAGAAGTCTTGAACAGCGAACACTTGCTTTGATAGCAGGCATTAGCTACTTGATTATTTTCTTTGCCGCTATCTATGCAAACTTCTTTGTGATTGCGTCTTTGATTGATGCGCCTCTATCGACCATTCGGCAAAATCCTATTTTGGTACGCTCGGGCATTTTAGCATTTTTGATAACGGTGGTTTTCGATGTGCTTATCGCGTGGGCTCTTTATGAGTTATACAAACAACATGTTTTGTCTCTTTTGAGTATGCTGTTTAGGATGATGCACGCAGCCATTATGGGAGTTGCCATCTTTGCGCTTGCAACGATCTTCACTTCAACTACGAATGATACGATTCTAAGGCAAGTTGATGTTTTCAATACGGTTTGGCTTATCGGGCTGTTCTTTTTTGGTATTCATCTTATGCTGTTGGGCAATATCATCGGTAAGCCTAAAATCATAGCTTTCTTGCTTGTCATTGCGGGTTTCATGTATATGCTGGATACCGCTGCACATTTTATGCTGCCAAATTATCAGATATATGCTTCAGTTTTCTTGGCTTTGGTCGCAATCCCAAGTATTTTGGGAGAGATGTCATTTGCTATTTGGCTCCTTGCGAAAGGCGGCAAGCAATAG
- a CDS encoding SDR family NAD(P)-dependent oxidoreductase yields the protein MQTYLITGAAQGLGNALARQLIKLNHQVILLDKELKRLNAFYDEIAQSEFDINLVALYPMDLLGANIDDYKALTENLANEYGQIDGVFLNAAILPAFTPIEHFDYMQWYEVLHTNLNANFHLIQQTLPLLSLSNEGKIIAITDNNITEHPAYYGAYGVAKAGLEQLIKTVAAETKQTSSHCYIAKLETFATESRGRLFPGENPTELTSAEDMASFILDSVFDQPIMITTADFGTVEKL from the coding sequence ATGCAAACTTATTTAATTACGGGTGCGGCTCAAGGCCTAGGCAACGCATTAGCACGACAACTAATTAAATTAAATCATCAAGTCATTCTTTTAGATAAAGAATTAAAGCGCCTTAATGCCTTTTACGATGAAATTGCACAATCTGAATTTGATATCAATTTAGTCGCACTCTATCCAATGGATTTACTGGGTGCCAATATCGATGACTATAAAGCCCTTACAGAGAACCTAGCCAATGAATACGGCCAGATTGATGGAGTGTTTTTGAATGCCGCGATCCTGCCTGCCTTTACCCCCATTGAACACTTTGACTACATGCAATGGTATGAAGTGTTGCATACCAATTTAAATGCAAATTTTCACCTTATCCAACAAACCCTACCGCTACTATCCCTTTCAAATGAAGGGAAAATCATTGCTATTACGGATAACAACATTACCGAACATCCAGCCTATTATGGGGCTTACGGGGTGGCTAAAGCCGGCTTGGAACAATTGATCAAAACCGTTGCCGCCGAAACCAAACAAACAAGTTCACATTGCTACATCGCCAAATTAGAAACCTTTGCCACCGAATCACGCGGCAGACTCTTCCCTGGCGAAAACCCGACAGAACTGACGTCTGCAGAAGATATGGCGAGTTTTATATTGGATTCGGTATTTGACCAACCCATAATGATTACAACAGCGGATTTTGGAACGGTAGAAAAGCTGTGA
- a CDS encoding HAD family hydrolase, whose translation MSIKCVLFDLDGTLLDTSYDFAHALKLTCLEFDQPVLNYQDIRNTVSKGGLAMTQLAFPGFEGEALETRRQTFLAHYMDSINHHTQVFPGLNAGIELLAQKNIPWGIVTNKPTYLTEELLKNYRFASEPLSIVCGDTLTVRKPNPEPMFLAAEQCGVKPEECIYIGDHPRDIEAGINSGMKTAAAMYGYLPTEATAKDWPADFFFHTPYEVTEFIESL comes from the coding sequence ATGTCCATAAAATGTGTTCTATTTGATTTAGACGGCACTCTTTTAGATACCTCCTACGACTTTGCCCACGCATTGAAATTAACTTGCTTAGAATTCGACCAACCGGTTCTTAATTATCAGGATATTCGCAATACGGTATCTAAAGGTGGATTAGCGATGACGCAACTCGCCTTTCCGGGCTTTGAAGGTGAAGCGTTAGAAACACGTCGTCAAACGTTTTTAGCGCATTATATGGACAGCATCAATCATCATACTCAAGTGTTTCCAGGTTTAAATGCCGGTATTGAGCTGCTTGCCCAGAAGAATATTCCGTGGGGCATTGTCACCAACAAACCGACCTATCTGACCGAAGAGCTATTGAAAAACTACCGTTTTGCTAGCGAACCGTTAAGTATCGTTTGCGGCGACACCTTAACAGTAAGAAAGCCCAACCCAGAGCCGATGTTTTTAGCGGCCGAGCAATGTGGTGTAAAACCTGAAGAGTGTATCTATATCGGTGACCACCCAAGAGATATCGAAGCCGGTATTAATTCCGGTATGAAAACCGCTGCGGCCATGTATGGCTATCTGCCTACCGAAGCGACGGCAAAAGACTGGCCTGCGGACTTTTTCTTCCATACCCCGTACGAAGTCACCGAATTCATTGAATCTTTATAA
- the ubiG gene encoding bifunctional 2-polyprenyl-6-hydroxyphenol methylase/3-demethylubiquinol 3-O-methyltransferase UbiG, translating to MAVESTQTNNADQNELDNFNRLSNTWWDLEGEFGALHKINPFRLEFIQKHHPIENQKIVDIGCGGGILSESLAVNGADVTGIDLANEVLTVAKLHGLDSGVKVNYQLIAAEDFANENTEQFDIVTCMEMLEHVPDPASIIQAAAQCVKPGGWVFFSTLNRNYKSYLLAIFAAEQVLNLVPKGTHTHEKFITPAEMDAMARQADLYLRDAAGIEFNPLLNRYGLNDDLSVNYLLAYQKAL from the coding sequence ATGGCCGTAGAAAGCACCCAAACGAATAATGCCGATCAAAATGAATTAGACAATTTCAACCGTCTTTCCAATACATGGTGGGATTTAGAAGGTGAATTCGGTGCTTTACATAAAATCAATCCATTTCGTCTAGAATTCATTCAAAAACACCACCCGATTGAGAACCAAAAGATTGTCGATATTGGCTGCGGTGGCGGCATCCTTTCTGAATCGCTTGCGGTTAACGGTGCGGATGTCACCGGGATTGATTTAGCCAATGAGGTGTTAACGGTTGCCAAACTGCACGGCCTGGATTCTGGCGTCAAGGTCAATTACCAGTTAATCGCGGCCGAAGATTTTGCCAATGAGAACACTGAGCAATTCGATATCGTCACCTGCATGGAAATGCTGGAGCATGTTCCAGACCCGGCTTCAATCATTCAAGCCGCGGCGCAATGTGTTAAACCTGGTGGCTGGGTGTTTTTCTCAACCTTAAACCGCAATTACAAATCTTATCTGTTGGCTATCTTTGCCGCCGAGCAAGTTTTAAACTTGGTGCCTAAAGGCACACATACCCACGAAAAATTCATCACCCCTGCGGAAATGGATGCCATGGCACGTCAGGCAGATTTATATTTAAGAGATGCCGCAGGCATTGAATTCAACCCGCTACTGAATCGCTATGGGCTGAACGATGATTTAAGTGTGAATTATCTGTTGGCTTATCAAAAAGCGCTGTAA